The following is a genomic window from Streptomyces lincolnensis.
ACCCCCACTTCGGGAGGCCACTCCATCGTTTCCGCCGACGGACGACGGCATCGTTTGACCCAGCCGAATCCCACCTGATCCGCGCTGAAGCCCGGCTGATGCCCGGCTGAAGCCCGGTCGGTGTCGACTGAGCCCGACAAGCGAGTCCAGGAGACCCGCGCCACCGTCCCCGGAAGGGAAACCGCCATGGAGTCGCTGCTCTCGCCGCAGCCGCTGCACCGCCCGGAGAGGTCGCCGCACCGCCCGGCCGCGCCGCAGCACCGCCCGGCGACCGGGACGCGACCCGCGCGGCGGCCGGAGAGCACCCTCGTGACCCCGGGCCCCCTCGCCTCCTTCGTCCGCTTCGTCGTGTGCGGCGGCGGTGTCGGCGTCCTCGCCAGCCTCGCCGTACCGCTGCTGGCCCTGACGATGCCCTGGGCGGTCGCCAACGCGGCGATCACCGTCGTGTCCACCCTCCTGTGCACCGAGCTGCACGCCCTCTTCACCTTCGGCACGGGCCGCCGCCCCGGCCTGCGCCGCCACCTCCAGTCGGCGGGCTCGGCGACGGCCGCCTACGTGGTGACCTGCGCCGCGATGTTCCTTCTCCACACGGTGCAGTCGTCCCCCTCCCTGCTCTGGGAGCAGACCGTCTACCTCACCGCGTCCGGCCTGGCCGGCACCGGCCGCTTCCTGGTCCTGCGGCTGTTCGTCTTCGCGACCGACCGCAACCGAGAGCCGGCGGCCCCCAAGCCGGTGGCGGCCCTCAGGCCGACGAAGACCACGGACGACTGGAACCTTCCGTTTGTGAGGACCGAGGCGTTTGCCGGATAACCCACGATTCACAAACTAACGTGCTCATGCCATTGACCACTGGCGACGTGGGGGTTTCATTCACATGCGGAACGGCCAGAGCACGCGGAGAGCCAAGAGCCCCGGCAAGTCCGACGAGCCCGGCAGGCCCGGCGAGCCCCGGAAGAAGCGCGGAACCCTGACGCGACTGACCCTCGCCCTGCTCGCCGCGACCGGCCTGGCGCTCTCCACACCGAGCCCCGCCCAGGCCACCACCACGGTCGACATCCCGGCACCCACGCCCGACGGCGTCTCGGCGACGGTGAGGTTCTCCGACACGGTCGTCCCGAAGCCCTACACCCCGGACCCCACCGCCTACTTCGGCGACCGCAAGTGCCTGAACACCTACCACGACTACGACCCCACCCCGGGCTGCGGCGGCTTCAAACTCGCCGTCACCCTCCACAACGTCCGCAACCAACCCGGCTACCTCGCCGGTCTGAGCAGCACCGACTACTGGTTCAAGGCCTACGCCGACACCGCCCGCACCTTCGGCTGCCTACGCCCCGACGGCACCTTCGAC
Proteins encoded in this region:
- a CDS encoding GtrA family protein codes for the protein MESLLSPQPLHRPERSPHRPAAPQHRPATGTRPARRPESTLVTPGPLASFVRFVVCGGGVGVLASLAVPLLALTMPWAVANAAITVVSTLLCTELHALFTFGTGRRPGLRRHLQSAGSATAAYVVTCAAMFLLHTVQSSPSLLWEQTVYLTASGLAGTGRFLVLRLFVFATDRNREPAAPKPVAALRPTKTTDDWNLPFVRTEAFAG